The DNA segment gttctccaaattaatttgtcattaggcctacctcgggcacaaagaggttcccaaattatgacacgttttacattccgcactatgtgtttaaatattgcaacattttttatgatcctcactaacttgttaccttttgttttaactttattactcccctccccaaaggttagctCTTGCACTCTAGCAACATCCTCTTATTCCACGAGATTTAGGGGCCCTCcgcccactcctcctcttagtcctgtcaaaaacaaaaacaaagggaagatggaagatttgaataaTGTTAGaaaagagaactcaactgaacgggtagaggctaCTCATGGTCAcagtactcaggtttccaaagaaaatgcatcccaactcgaacaaaagctACTGAAATTCCAGGAAGAAGTTGATCAGGTCTGGAATTTggcaaatttgtcattttccctcaccattacaaatatcaatttcccaaacgctcagaaccctacacctccacataatatcccaaagcaacaaaaccatccctctcctcaccaccactacaacactttccatacctcaaacaacaccccgcTGCTCATCctagaaccccaaaactccacaaatgaccacttccacaccaaccataacacccccatctatgtggagataTGCCACACTCCACTCAACCCATATCAAGCAcgcccgagtctgatgataaagactcgctcatcaAGAACCTGGGTGAAAAACTTAAGAAACTAACTAGCCGagttcaaggcgttgaaggaagtaatggaattgaagggctgaactatgaagatctttgcatacaacccgatgtcgaactacccgaggggtacaaacctccaaagtttgaaatgtttgaaggtacaggggatccaagggtccatttgagaacttattgtgacaagcttgttggagtagggaaagacgagaaaATCCGCATGAAGcaattcatgaggagtttgaagggagatgctttgttttggtacattagccaagatccaaaaAAGTGGTCGAACTTggtaggcatggcgtccgacttcatggacaggttcaggttcaacacagagaatgtgCCGGATGTGTtttacattcagaatctaaagaagaagcccacagaaacatttcacgagtatgctactcgctggaggtccgaagctgctaaggttggacctgccttagaggaggaacatatgaacaaatattttgttcgggctcaagacccgcatTATTATGAATGACcaatgttgattgagagccataaattttctgacattatcatggtgggtgaaaggatcgaagagggcatcaaaagtgaTATGGTTACGAACTTCGAGGCCTTCAAGCTACAAATAAGTCTTTgcagtctggtggtgtgtccaagaaaagggacgtaggagccgtaatggttgcacagagaaccaaatatcccatcaaataccaaacctacccaatgactcacttacatatcagcctaccccaaactaccaaacaccctcaccctcttaccaaactccgtCACCtgcttatcaatcacctccacctcccacatattagCCTAcatcacccagatattcccaacccgcacatgtttaccaaacctacaatgctcaaccatacCACTATCAATCCCCTCCTgcatgccaaaacttccctagacctcgaccaaattttgaccgcaggcCTCCGATACAATACACAGCCATTGCTGAActcattgaccagttgtatgaaagactcaaagctgctggttacgtcacccccatccctgctgcaaaccatgagaacccttctcagtgggttaacccaaacaaatcctgtgcataccattctggcatgaagGAACACATAATATCTAGActttaattgacaacaagattattgtggcaaaggaacctgctctGAATGTCCCAATAACCCTCTgctagaccataagggtggagacattcacatgattgcggtagaggatgattgggatcccgagggatcaatcggtttGATCACAAAAGGTGAtaacccaaagaaaccaacagttactcttaatccgatcATGGTCCAGATTAAGCCCtttggggatgccgaggtaaatatgtccgtgccacttgagtttgaagaaaCGACATCagcaaagacaccagcaccaattgaggtcaaattcgtgtctccagcaaatgcacccccaccatttgaagttgcagttcTACCACTTAAGGCACATGCTCCGTTTGGAGTAAagatagccacgccgatcccagtggcgatgtttACCATGACGCCATACCATACAAAGgatataccatgggactatacagccgaggcaaggaggaagggcaaggttaggttcgaggaaactatCTCCGCACAGGGTATGATGAGAACTAGTAGGGTCTATACCCcggaacacctagctgagtcaagcaagcacgcctccaatcggtcacccattattgagacaggtccagatgatctttggagaaagatacaagccaggtaatactcggtcatcgaccaattGAACAAAATACCGGCGCAAATTTTGATcgttgctttgctacaaaattctgaggcacacaagaatgctctgttgaaggtgttgagtgaagcatacgtgccaagcaacaCCACTAGAGGGGAAATGGACTACATGGTAGGACAGATATTGGAAAGTcgcaaaattacttttcatgaggatgagctgccgCCTAAAGGGTTGGAACATAACAAAGCACGGCATGTCACTATGCAATACGAGGactacttcatcaccaggatcctaaTTGATGGgagttccagtctcaacatttgtccaatAGTAACACTCAAGAAATTGGGAAAGGGATTGCTGGAAATAAAGGGTGGAGCCAtcaacgtgaaagccttcgacggttctCAAAGGTCCAGCATTGaggagattagtctgtgtttgcaaatggggccaacttggttcgatgttgatttccaagtgatagacgtgacagcatcttacaatttgctgttgggacggccatggattcatgctactGGAGCCGTAGCATaaacactacatcaggcagtaaagttcgagTGGAGGCAATAGGatgtgatcattcacggcgacggtagccaCCTTGTATACAATTGCCAGACTATTCCATCAATCGAGGTGAGAAAGAAGCTACGAGGaaagacttaccatcacattgaacgggtaaatgctgTTAACAGAAACAAATTGTGAGATAATAAGATCGAGAacatactgaattggagtgggtacgaacctggcataGGGCTCgggaagaacctccaaggaatcactaagcccataaaactcaagaaacatggcaccactttcgatttgggatatgagtacacctgggaggaattcaacaactggtcaccactaTGGCACGatccttactatccgctggagcagccaataccgcatttggagtagactttccaaccggccaatattatttatgggtcagatgaagaggAAGCACTcgcagcagtgaagaacttgttcctagaagacaatgacatggaatGTTGTGTTTTTCTCGAGGATGAGGGGGAGGAAGGTCCTTTTATACAGGCTATAAGCAGAGGAGCACACCTTAATAACTGGACTATcaagacaaccaaagcccgacaagcctcggggtagcaaggatAAAACAAGAatcatgcactatttttatttattaaatgattttcttttcgcatttttaatttccgcaataagatctccaatgttccaagtctgaaagacgacttccctttgtcaactatacacatcctgattgacaattgcaccaagcatgagttgcagtcatttgtggattgttttgtcggttatcatcagatctggatggatgaagaagatgctgagaaaacggctttcattacgtcgtggggaatgtactgttacaagatgatgtcattcgacctgaagaatgctggggccacctacatgagggctatgaccaccatttttcacaatatgatacacaaagagatagaggtgtacgtagatgatgttatcatcaggtccaagaaggccactgatcatatggaagatttgaggaagttcttcaataaactgcgaaggtacaacctgaaactgaatcctacaaagtgtgcattcggggttcctactGGAAAATAACTTGGGTTTACtctgagtcgccgaggaatagaacttgatccatcaaaagtcaaagatATTCAAGAATTTCCGccgccaaagaataagaaggatgtgatgagcttcttgggGAGGCTTCCGGTTCATAGCATAATctatagttatctgtgagccaatcttcaagATGTTTTCGACATAatggaatacctgtcaacaccacctgTCTTAGTCCTGCCtaagccaggtagacccttattactctaccttgcagtattgaatgtagctttcggttgtgttctggggtagTATGACGAAacggggaggaaagagcaggctatttattacctcagtaagaagttcaccccgtacgaggcccagcattctctgttagagcgcacctgctgtactttaacttgggtagctcagaagctgaggcactacttatgtgcctatactacatatctcatatcaaagatggatcctctgaagtacatctttccgAAGCTCATGCCCACTGGAATGTtatccaagtggcaaatcttgttgagtgaatttgacattgtctaagTAAtccagaaggcaatcaagggataGGCACTAGCGGATCACCTTgttgagaatcctgtggatggagaatatgaacccctgaaaacgtattttcctgactaagaggtatcgttcataggagaagacattgcagaatcctatgacggttgaagaatgtttttcgatggagcagcaaatttcaaaggagttggcataagagcagtcctagtatcaaaaatcggtcaacattatccggtgtctgccaaactcaggttcccgtgcaccaacaacatggccgagtacaaaGCCTGcttcttagggctcaagatggccattgacaagaacattcaagagttgctagtgatcagaTATTCGAACCTACTTATACTCCAGGTCGTAGAAGAATGGGCAAtgaagaactccaagatactcccgtatctgtatcatgtacaggaattgagaagaggttcacaaagacagaattccaacatgttcccagagtccagaatgagttcgctgatgcattggctaccctatcatccatgatacaacatccagacaaaaacttAATTGATCCCATTCAAGTAAAGATCCACGATCATCCAGCTTATTGTGACtacgtcgaagaagaagcagatggaaagccttggtttcatgatatcaaggaatatttggcaaaaggtgaatacccagaacttgcaaatcctactcagaaacgcacactttgaaggttgtccaacaatttctttcacatcgAAGGAATCCTATATagaaggactcctgatttgggattactaaggtgtgtcgacgcaaagtaagcatccaagctactagaggaaattcacgctaggacctgtggtccacatatgaacggttttgtcttagcaaagaagatactccgaactggttacttttggatgactatgaagacggactacatccagtatgtccggaaatgccatcgctgccagatacatgcagacatgataaaggaacccccaaatgagcttaatgcaacaagctcatcgtggccgttcgccgcttggggaatggatgccaTTGGTCCAATCGAGCTTGCTTCTTCCAACGGGCAaaagtttatcctagtagcaatagactatttcaccaaataggttgaagcagcatcttttagagtagtaactaagaaagtcgtggcagactttgtccttgaccgcatcgtttgtcgatttgggattctagaatcaatcattactgataatggatcCAActtcaacagtgacttgatgaaactATATGTGAAAATTTCAAGATCAGACATAAGAATtctacaaacctcagatgaatggagctgcagaagccgccaataagaatatcgagaagatactaaggaaaatgatagagaagcataagcagtggcacgagaagctatcatttgctttattggggtatcgcaccacagtccgcacgtCAACTAGGAAACCCCTtatatgctagtttatggtacagaagatgtcattcccgccgaagtgggaattccttccttaaggatcatacaggacgctgagctcgacgatgcagaataGGTGAAGAGTCATTACAATTAGCTAGCTCTTAtatatggaaagagaatgaatgcagtttgccatggtaaattttatcagaacagaatgtctagagctttcaacaaaagagtcaagtcgAGACAGTTCACGCCGGggaagctggtgttaaagaaaattttcccgcatcaagatgaagccatagggaagttctctcccaattggcagggtccatacatggttcatcgggtattgacaggaggagccctcatacttgcagaaatggacggagaagtctggccaaaaccaattaaTTGAGATACAATCAAGCTTTACTATGTGTAATTTTCATGCTTTCCTTATATGGTATaaattgaactacacctgacatgattcccgtttaagaggggatacgtaggtagccctatgggttcggtcacaattcaataaaattttcatttccccccgcaattggaaatcggggcagaattttgaggaggaccctcaaaattccaaagtaattttAGCCAATCATCGTAGGCAACAAtcagaaacatcaacccattaaactggggaagaatattgaggaggaccctcaaaattataTAGCGAGAGGGGTCGCAATGTCTTGAGCcatgtcacagtcgtcggttcatctaaaagttgttTCTTAATTGtatacttatgtcatatttttacaaattcatgcttgtttattatcaaaatctccttgtttagcaacgctactccaatgatacatacagtatcactagatcaaagccgaacaggtcaagcagagccagcggggatacaaactaacctccttacaaaactcacgatttttctttgaatgtagACACCAAAATTACAtgctatacactcacgagacaaacaCTGTTTAGGAATACAATTCTCGGAACtattgcacttaccaacatttgctatccatGCACGCTGGTGATATTCTGTATGGCATAATttccccagcagtcacaatatcgcaatatgttgtcagctaagaaagctctattaccatttttatttcttgcataaggctaccattctgccttcagagactaaacgctatctccatctgcatttatgcattgcataaggctaccattctgccttccgagactaaacattgtctccctctgcatttctgcattgcataaggctaccattctgccttccaagactaaacgctgtctccatctacatttctgcattacataaggctaccattgtgccttccgaggttaaatgTAACCtactacatttgcatggctgaaagatcaccacttcatCTACATTTGCAAGCCTGAAAGATTGCCAtctactgcattgcatggctgaaagatcgccacctctacatttgcatggctgaaagatcgccacctctgcattgcatggctgaaagatcgccaccttat comes from the Nicotiana sylvestris chromosome 4, ASM39365v2, whole genome shotgun sequence genome and includes:
- the LOC138889657 gene encoding uncharacterized protein, translated to MAIDKNIQELLVIRYSNLLILQVVEEWAMKNSKILPYLYHVQELRRDKNLIDPIQVKIHDHPAYCDYVEEEADGKPWFHDIKEYLAKGEYPELANPTQKRTL